The following DNA comes from Rhodopseudomonas boonkerdii.
CCGGCCATGTCGGTGACGCCGCTGATGGTGCGTGAAATCTCGTTGGCGCCCTGGGCGGCATGCTGGACATTCCGCGCGATTTCCTGCGTCGCCGCGCTCTGCTCTTCCACCGCGCTGGCGATGGAGGATGCGATCTCGTTGATGCTGCCGATGGTGCCCGTGATGGCGCGGATGGCATCGACGGCATCGCCGGACGACGACTGGATCGCCGCGATCTGGGCACGGATTTCCTCGGTGGCCTTCGCCGTCTGGCCGGCAAGGCTCTTCACCTCTGACGCCACCACCGAGAAGCCGCGGCCGGCATCGCCGGCACGCGCGGCCTCGATGGTCGCGTTGAGCGCGAGCAGGTTGGTCTGGCTGGCGATCTCGGTGATGAGATTGACGACATCGCCGATGCGCTCGGCCGCGGACGACAGCGCCATGACGGTGTCATTGGTGCGGCCGGCTTCCTCCACTGCCTTCTGGGCGATGGCGGCGGAATGCGAGACCTGACGGCCGATCTCGACCACGGAGCTCGACAGCTCCTCCGCAGCCGCGGCGACGGTCTGCACATTGGTCGAGGTCTCCGTCGACGCGGCGGTCACGACGGTCGCCTGACGGATGGTTTCGCCCGCCGTGGAGCTCAGCGACTCCGCCGTACCCTGAAGCTGCGACGATGCCGTCGTCAACGACGACAGCAAGGCACCGATCTCCTCGTCGAAGCGACCGGTCAGTTCCGTCACGCGCGCCGTGCGCGCGCTGCGGCGATTGATCTCCTCGGCCTCGCGTGCGCTCAGCTCGTTGGTCTTGATCATGTTGTCCTTGAAGACGGCGACTGCGCGCGCCATGCCGCCGATCTCATCGCGACGATCGGTGCCGACGATGTCGGTGGTCACATCGCCATTGGCGAGATCGGTCATCGAAGCCGACAGCACGCCGATCGGACGCGTGATGCTGCGCGCCATGGCGAGCACCGCGGCGCCGCTGATCAGCAATGCCAACAGCATCAGCACGGAGGCCATGGTCAGCGTGCGGGCCGCATCTGCCTTCTTGCTCGCGACCGTTTTAGCGAGCTGATCGGCGAGACCGTCTTCGACGGCCTTCAAGAGATCGATGCGGGCGGTGCTGGCGTCGAACCATGTCTTGCTGTCCAGCGACTTGAAATCCCCGGTGAGGCCACCCTGCTCGATGGTCTTGCGCATGGCATCGACGCGCTCAATCACCGGGCCCGACATGGTGCGCGTGAACAGCTCCAGCGCCTGCGGCGTCGCCGAGGCGCGGAAGGCGGCGAAGAAACCTTCCTGACCGGCAGCCAGACCAATGCCGCGCGAAAAGGCGGGCAGTTCGAACTTGCCGGCGGCGATGCCGCCGGCATTGAGGGCGCGCTCCTGCCCTGCCCGCTCCTTGCCCTCGATCAGATTGGCATAGGCGGAGATCGCCTTGGAGATATCGTCATCGGTGCTGAGCTTGGCGATGCCGGTAATGACGGCGATCTGCCTTGCGATGGTCTCGGTCATGCGACCAACCGCGGCGGACGGCGCGATGGCAAGGCTGTCCACCTCGCTGCGCAGCCCGTCGAGCTTGCCGATGATATCGGCGGCACGATCGGCGGCCGACGCGAGGTCGGTCGCTGTCGCGCGCTTCAGTTCGCCAAGCGCGGAGACGGCAACCGCGCGCTCCGCATCGGTGCGTTTGCGCTGCTCCGGCAGCTCGCCGCGCATCTGCGCGCCCTTGCTGCTGACGAAAGCGGAGGTCATGCCGCGCTCCTTCTGCAATTCATGCACGAGGCGGCTGAGCTTGGTGACACCTGCGGCGACCGGCTCGAGCCGGTCCATCTCGGCGTAAACGTTCGCCTTGCTGGCGATTTCATACGCCGCCATGGCGGCAACGATGATCAAAGGAAGAATAGCGGACAGAGCAATACGATAGAGAATTTTTGTGTGCTTCAACATGGTCATCCTCACCTGTGACACACGTTGTACGGGCATAATCGTAAAGGAACATCGTGTTCGAAATGACCAAACTTTGATCACTCCATCAGCAGCGCCACGCGCCCAATTGCCTTTCGATCGGTCAGCAAGCGCATTGCTTGTGCAACATTGGCGAGTGGCAGACGATGCGAGACATTGGGGCGAATCTTGCCGGCTTCGGCCCATGCGAGCAGCGCCGCGATGCGCGCCTCGCCGATCGCGGGATCGCGTCGCGCGGCCTCACCGGCGCGGACGCCGAGCACGCTGGCGCCCTTGATCAGCACGAGATTCGTCTTCGCGACTCCGATGCCGCCGGTGAAACCGATCACCAACAGTCGCGCGCCCCAGGCGATGCAGCGCAAGCTCTGTTCGAAGATATCGCCGCCGACCGGATCGAACACCACATCGGCGCCCTTCCCCTCGGTGATGCGCTTCACCGCGTCCCTGAACGGCTCGGCACCGTAGACAATGCAGTGCTCGGCGCCGCGCGCTTTGGCCACCGCCAGCTTCTCTTCCGACGACGCCGCAGCGATGACGGTGGCGCCGAGCAGCTTGCCGATCTCGACGGCCGCGAGGCCGACGCCGCCGCCGCCGCCATGCACCAGCAGCACCTCGCCGGACTTCAGTTGTCCGCGATCCACCAGCGCGTGATGCGCGGTGCCGTGGGCGGCGAGGAAGGTGGCGCCTTCCGCATAGTCGAAGGTCGAGGGCAGTGGCGTGAGCTGCGATGGAGACACCACGACCTCCTCCGCATAACCGCCGAAGCGCAGCTTGACGATGACGCGGTCGCCAAGCTTGAAACCTTTCAAGTCATCGGCGATCTCGCTGATGTCGCCGGCGGCTTCCATGCCGGGCGTGAACGGCAGTTCGGGCTTGAGCTGATATTCGCCGGCGGCCATCAGGATATCCGGGAAATTGATGCCGGCGGCACGGATGCGGATACGGATCTGTCCGGGCTTCAAGGGCTGTGCTGCAAATTCCTCGAGGCGCAGCGTTTCGGGCGGACCGAGTTCACGGCAGACAATGGCTCTGGGCATCAGACGGCGCTCGCTTTGCGACGCTGCAGCGCCTCGCGAATCAGCGGCAAGCGGTCATTGCCGAAATACATGTCGGTTTTGTCGAGATAGATGGTGGGCGAGCCGAAGCCGCCGCGCGCCATCACCTCATCGGTGTTGATCTTGAGCTGATCCTTGATGGCCTGCTCATTGATGCCGGCGAACAAGCGCGCGGGATCGACGCCGCTGCGCGTGCAGACCTCGGTCAGCACCTCGTCCTTCGAGATGTCCCGGTCCTCCCCCCAATAGATTTCGAACACCGCGCGAGCGAACGGCACCATCCTGCCCGGCTGCTCGCGCTGCAGCCAGATGCAGCCGCGCATGGCCTTGACGCTGTTCACGGGAAACACGCTGGGCGGCATCTTGATGGTGAGGCCGGCGGAGCGCGCCCAATCCCCGAGATCTTTCTTCATGTAGCGCGCTTTGGCCGGCACCGGCGTTTCGCGCGAGGCATAGACCGAGGGATTGATCGTGTTGAAAATGCCGCCGACCAGGATCGGCCGCCAGGCGATTTCGGCGTCAAACTCCTTCGCCAGCGGCTGGATGTTATGAAAGGCGAGATAAGTCCAGGGACTGGAGCAATCGAAGAAGAATTCGATCATGGGTGTTTCCTCATTTTGTTGTTACGTAGCCGTCATCCTGAGGTGCCGGAGCGTAGCGGAGGCCTCGAAGGACGACGGCGAGCACGCCGGAGTTCGCTGCTATCCTTCGACGCTCGCAAGGGCTCGCACCTCAGGATGAGGGCAGAGTTTGTTTCATTGCTGCTGCGCCTGCGCATGCGACGGCTGATCCACGCCGAACATGATCTTCCGCGCCTGCTCGTCCATCGGTTTGCGCTCGGCCTTGCCGACCGCGAGGCCGGCCTGTACCTGCGGACGGGCGCGAAGCAGCGCGTACCAGCGTTTCACATTCGGGAAATCATCGAGCGTCAAGCCTTGCGCCTTGTGGGTCATGATCCACGGAAAGCAGGCGATGTCGGCGATAGAGTAGTCGCCCGCGATATAATCGCGGCCATCCGCGAGATGCGCGTCAAGCACGCCATAGAGGCGCTTGGCCTCGCGCGTGTAGCGGTCGATGGCATAAGGAATCTTCTCGGGCGCATAGAGCAGGAAATGGCCGTTCTGGCCGAGCATGGGCCCGAGCCCGCCCATCTGCCACATCACCCATTGCACCACATCGAAACGGCCGCGCTGCTCGGACGGCATGAAGCGGCCGGATTTCTCGGCGAGATAGATCAGGATCGCGCCACTCTCGAACATCGTGATGGGGGCACCGCCATCAGCAGGCGCGTGATCGACGATGGCGGGCATACGGCCGTTCGGCGACAGCTTCAGGAATTCCGGCCTATGCTGATCGCCGCGTCCGAGCTGCATCGGCACCACCCGATAAGGCAGGCCGCATTCCTCCAGCATGATGGTGATCTTCCAGCCGTTCGGTGTCGGCGCGTAATGCAGGTCGATCATGGGGGGTTCTCCCTCTCTTCGTCATTGCGAGCGTAGCGAAGCAATCCAGAAAGCCAAGAAGAAAGAGCTGGATTGCTTCGCTACGCTCGCAATGACGGAGCATGTACACAGCCCCTGGAACATGGCAGACAGGCGCCAGAACGGACAATTCCGGGGAGCGAACAATGCTGTTTCCAACCACCATCGCCGGCTCGCTGCCGAAGCCCGAATGGCTCGCCGAGCCCAACAAGCTCTGGCCGACCTGGCGCTCACAGGGCGAGGAGCTGCAGCGCGCCAAGCGCGACGCCACGCTACTGGCGGTGAAGGTACAGGAAGACGCCGGCGTCGACATCGTCACCGACGGCGAGCTGGCGCGACAGCATTTCGTCCACGGCTTCCTGGAAAAGGTCGAGGGCATCGATTTCAGAAACAAGGTCGAGATGGGCATACGCAACGATCGCTACAAGGCGATGGTTCCGCAAGTGATCGCGCCCCTGAAACTGTCTGGCCGCGTGCATGATTTCGAAGCGCAGATCGTGCGGGCGCATACGACGCGCAAATTCAAGTTCACCCTGCCCGGCCCGATGACCATCATCGACACGCTCTCGAACAGTCATTACAGCGATCGCATCGAGATGGCATTCGCCTTCGCCGAACTGCTCAATCAGGAAGCGCGCGCCTTGCAGGCCGACGGCGTCGACATGATCCAGTTCGACGAGCCGGCTTTCAACGTGTTCATGAAGGACGCGGCTGACTGGGGCGTGAAAGCGCTCGCGCGGGCGGCACAAGGGCTGACATGTGCCACCGCCGTTCACATCTGTTACGGATATGGCATCAAGGCCAATACGGACTGGAAGGAAACGCTCGGCGGCGAATGGCGGCAATATGAGGAGATCTTCCCGGCCATCGATGCTTCTGACATCCAGCAGGTCGCCATCGAATGCCGCAACTCCCGCGTACCGCTGGAATTGCTCGGGCTGCTGAAGAACAAGGTGGTGCAGGCCGGTGTGATCGATGTCGCGAGCGACGTCGTGGAGACGCCGGAGGATGTGGTCGCCACCATCGAGGCCGTGATGAAGCATGTGCCGAAAGAACGCATCGTGCCGACCACCAATTGCGGCATGGCGCCGACGCAGCGGGATATCTCGGAAGCGAAACTGCGGGCGCTCGGTGCGGGGGCGAAGCAGGCGCGGGAGAGGCTGGGGTAGCCACTCCGCTCCTCATGGTGAGGAGGCGCGAAGTGCCGTCTCGAACCATGAGCTAGCTGAGCCTCACGGCCATCCTTCGAGACGCGGCCTGCCGCTCCTCAGGATGAGGGTGGGGTGTGTGGGGACGCGCTTGGATGCAGCACCGGCCTGTATCCGGCGCGTAACGCCCGCATCGTTGATGGTGGCGTCAGCAATTGCGCATCGTGCAGAGCACCGTCGTGCTCCGCGTAGCCCGCAAATGACCATCGCCACACACCCCCATGTGCGATCAGATAGCTCTCGCCATCCGCCTCGACCATCGCACCTTCCGGCAGCGCCTCGATCGCCCCGTCGATCGAATGCAATCGCTTTCCTCGCCCATCCAGCCGCTCCGCATGCAGC
Coding sequences within:
- a CDS encoding methionine synthase, with translation MLFPTTIAGSLPKPEWLAEPNKLWPTWRSQGEELQRAKRDATLLAVKVQEDAGVDIVTDGELARQHFVHGFLEKVEGIDFRNKVEMGIRNDRYKAMVPQVIAPLKLSGRVHDFEAQIVRAHTTRKFKFTLPGPMTIIDTLSNSHYSDRIEMAFAFAELLNQEARALQADGVDMIQFDEPAFNVFMKDAADWGVKALARAAQGLTCATAVHICYGYGIKANTDWKETLGGEWRQYEEIFPAIDASDIQQVAIECRNSRVPLELLGLLKNKVVQAGVIDVASDVVETPEDVVATIEAVMKHVPKERIVPTTNCGMAPTQRDISEAKLRALGAGAKQARERLG
- a CDS encoding glutathione S-transferase N-terminal domain-containing protein, which codes for MIDLHYAPTPNGWKITIMLEECGLPYRVVPMQLGRGDQHRPEFLKLSPNGRMPAIVDHAPADGGAPITMFESGAILIYLAEKSGRFMPSEQRGRFDVVQWVMWQMGGLGPMLGQNGHFLLYAPEKIPYAIDRYTREAKRLYGVLDAHLADGRDYIAGDYSIADIACFPWIMTHKAQGLTLDDFPNVKRWYALLRARPQVQAGLAVGKAERKPMDEQARKIMFGVDQPSHAQAQQQ
- a CDS encoding 2-hydroxychromene-2-carboxylate isomerase → MIEFFFDCSSPWTYLAFHNIQPLAKEFDAEIAWRPILVGGIFNTINPSVYASRETPVPAKARYMKKDLGDWARSAGLTIKMPPSVFPVNSVKAMRGCIWLQREQPGRMVPFARAVFEIYWGEDRDISKDEVLTEVCTRSGVDPARLFAGINEQAIKDQLKINTDEVMARGGFGSPTIYLDKTDMYFGNDRLPLIREALQRRKASAV
- a CDS encoding methyl-accepting chemotaxis protein translates to MLKHTKILYRIALSAILPLIIVAAMAAYEIASKANVYAEMDRLEPVAAGVTKLSRLVHELQKERGMTSAFVSSKGAQMRGELPEQRKRTDAERAVAVSALGELKRATATDLASAADRAADIIGKLDGLRSEVDSLAIAPSAAVGRMTETIARQIAVITGIAKLSTDDDISKAISAYANLIEGKERAGQERALNAGGIAAGKFELPAFSRGIGLAAGQEGFFAAFRASATPQALELFTRTMSGPVIERVDAMRKTIEQGGLTGDFKSLDSKTWFDASTARIDLLKAVEDGLADQLAKTVASKKADAARTLTMASVLMLLALLISGAAVLAMARSITRPIGVLSASMTDLANGDVTTDIVGTDRRDEIGGMARAVAVFKDNMIKTNELSAREAEEINRRSARTARVTELTGRFDEEIGALLSSLTTASSQLQGTAESLSSTAGETIRQATVVTAASTETSTNVQTVAAAAEELSSSVVEIGRQVSHSAAIAQKAVEEAGRTNDTVMALSSAAERIGDVVNLITEIASQTNLLALNATIEAARAGDAGRGFSVVASEVKSLAGQTAKATEEIRAQIAAIQSSSGDAVDAIRAITGTIGSINEIASSIASAVEEQSAATQEIARNVQHAAQGANEISRTISGVTDMAGDTGSSAGEVLSASDDLARQSGQMRDQVERFLAAIKAA
- a CDS encoding NADPH:quinone oxidoreductase family protein, with amino-acid sequence MPRAIVCRELGPPETLRLEEFAAQPLKPGQIRIRIRAAGINFPDILMAAGEYQLKPELPFTPGMEAAGDISEIADDLKGFKLGDRVIVKLRFGGYAEEVVVSPSQLTPLPSTFDYAEGATFLAAHGTAHHALVDRGQLKSGEVLLVHGGGGGVGLAAVEIGKLLGATVIAAASSEEKLAVAKARGAEHCIVYGAEPFRDAVKRITEGKGADVVFDPVGGDIFEQSLRCIAWGARLLVIGFTGGIGVAKTNLVLIKGASVLGVRAGEAARRDPAIGEARIAALLAWAEAGKIRPNVSHRLPLANVAQAMRLLTDRKAIGRVALLME